Proteins encoded together in one Hevea brasiliensis isolate MT/VB/25A 57/8 chromosome 16, ASM3005281v1, whole genome shotgun sequence window:
- the LOC110637886 gene encoding uncharacterized protein LOC110637886 yields the protein MYELLSQFKAQVPHHSLVFDDTVTATIVQPEFLSEAVFSGGSFWYLEAAFGRVDGVIKTATGYCRGTWEKPTYREVREGRTGHTEAAKVIFDNRRLSYRFFCDIFWDTHDPTNKDYLNFCLSTHYRSAIFYYNEEERKQAHQSKIRRQMKLNKRIVTKIVLLDSTFYMAENQNQKYYLQKRYRVCESLSLRSTEQFVESNIACKLNGILAMDGKMIVDVDSIFRN from the exons ATGTATGAATTGCTCTCTCAATTCAAAGCCCAAGTTCCTCATCATTCTCTAGTTTTTGATGACACTGTAACAGCAACTATTGTCCAACCAGAGTTCCTCAGTGAAGCAGTATTTTCAGGAG GTAGTTTCTGGTATCTTGAAGCTGCCTTTGGTCGTGTAGATGGAGTCATCAAAACAGCTACAGGTTACTGTAGAGGAACCTGGGAAAAACCCACATACAGAGAG GTTCGTGAAGGTAGAACTGGCCATACCGAAGCTGCAAAAGTCATATTTGATAACAGAAGACTCTCATACAGATTCTTTTGTGATATCTTCTGGGACACCCATGATCCTACTAACAAGGATTACCTT AATTTTTGTTTAAGCACACACTACAGATCTGCCATCTTTTACTACAATGAGGAAGAGAGGAAGCAGGCACATCAGTCGAAGATCAGACGGCAGATGAAGCTGAACAAGAGGATTGTTACGAAAATTGTACTATTGGATTCCACATTTTACATGGCAGAAAACCAAAATCAGAAATACTATTTGCAGAAGAGATATAGGGTGTGTGAAAGCCTGAGTCTCAGAAGCACAGAGCAGTTCGTAGAGTCAAACATTGCTTGCAAACTCAACGG GATTCTTGCCATGGATGGGAAAATGATTGTTGATGTTGACAGCATTTTTAGAAACTAA
- the LOC110637851 gene encoding uncharacterized protein LOC110637851 isoform X2, whose product MGGVTSSIAAKFAFFPPNPPSYTVVADESSPGKLVIPEVPRSDEVDVLKLRTRRGNEIVAIHIKHPRASLTLLYSHGNAADLGQMFELFVELSKRLRINLMGYDYSGYGQSSGKPTECNTYADIDAAYNCLREQYGVKDEQLILYGQSVGSGPTVDLASRLPNLRSVVLHSPILSGMRVLYPVKRTYWFDIYKNIEKIGMVNCPVLVIHMKLLIAIMGNSFGSFARRSMNHYG is encoded by the exons ATGGGCGGAGTCACCTCGTCAATAGCAGCAAAGTTCGCTTTCTTCCCGCCAAATCCTCCCTCATACACTGTGGTAGCAGACGAGTCCAGCCCCGGTAAACTTGTCATTCCGGAGGTCCCGAGGAGCGATGAAGTGGATGTTCTGAAGCTCCGGACTCGACGAGGAAACGAAATCGTGGCCATTCATATAAAACATCCCAGAGCATCATTAACTCTGCTATATTCCCATGGAAATGCAGCTGATTTGGGGCAGATGTTTGAGCTCTTCGTCGAATTGAGTAAACGCCTTCGCATTAATCTCATGGG GTATGATTACTCGGGCTACGGACAATCAAGTGGAAAG CCAACTGAATGTAATACATACGCAGATATAGACGCTGCATATAATTGCCTTAGAGAACAGTATGGGGTTAAAGATGAACAATTAATACTTTATGGTCAGTCTGTTGGTAGTGGACCTACAGTTGATCTTGCTTCAAGGTTGCCAAACTTGAGAAGCGTGGTTCTACATAGCCCAATTTTGTCCGGAATGAGGGTATTATACCCAGTCAAGAGGACGTATTGGTTTGACATTTACAAG aACATCGAAAAAATTGGAATGGTGAATTGTCCTGTTCTGGTAATTCAT ATGAAGTTGTTGATTGCTATCATGGGAAACAGCTTTGGGAGCTTTGCAAGGAGAAGTATGAACCATTATGGATAA
- the LOC110637851 gene encoding uncharacterized protein LOC110637851 isoform X1 — protein MGGVTSSIAAKFAFFPPNPPSYTVVADESSPGKLVIPEVPRSDEVDVLKLRTRRGNEIVAIHIKHPRASLTLLYSHGNAADLGQMFELFVELSKRLRINLMGYDYSGYGQSSGKPTECNTYADIDAAYNCLREQYGVKDEQLILYGQSVGSGPTVDLASRLPNLRSVVLHSPILSGMRVLYPVKRTYWFDIYKNIEKIGMVNCPVLVIHGTADEVVDCYHGKQLWELCKEKYEPLWISGGGHCNLELYPEFIKHLKKFVLTIGKTKAATNGSKKTTVELENQNKPSESGTSDTFKSGADLPEVSRNSLDSRLEKSKKPNKPEKSRMSTDRVDRFRRRKGLVW, from the exons ATGGGCGGAGTCACCTCGTCAATAGCAGCAAAGTTCGCTTTCTTCCCGCCAAATCCTCCCTCATACACTGTGGTAGCAGACGAGTCCAGCCCCGGTAAACTTGTCATTCCGGAGGTCCCGAGGAGCGATGAAGTGGATGTTCTGAAGCTCCGGACTCGACGAGGAAACGAAATCGTGGCCATTCATATAAAACATCCCAGAGCATCATTAACTCTGCTATATTCCCATGGAAATGCAGCTGATTTGGGGCAGATGTTTGAGCTCTTCGTCGAATTGAGTAAACGCCTTCGCATTAATCTCATGGG GTATGATTACTCGGGCTACGGACAATCAAGTGGAAAG CCAACTGAATGTAATACATACGCAGATATAGACGCTGCATATAATTGCCTTAGAGAACAGTATGGGGTTAAAGATGAACAATTAATACTTTATGGTCAGTCTGTTGGTAGTGGACCTACAGTTGATCTTGCTTCAAGGTTGCCAAACTTGAGAAGCGTGGTTCTACATAGCCCAATTTTGTCCGGAATGAGGGTATTATACCCAGTCAAGAGGACGTATTGGTTTGACATTTACAAG aACATCGAAAAAATTGGAATGGTGAATTGTCCTGTTCTGGTAATTCAT GGAACAGCAGATGAAGTTGTTGATTGCTATCATGGGAAACAGCTTTGGGAGCTTTGCAAGGAGAAGTATGAACCATTATGGATAAGTGGGGGCGGACATTGCAATCTTGAGCTTTATCCAGAGTTCATCaaacatctgaagaagtttgtgTTGACCATAGGCAAAACAAAAGCGGCAACAAATGGCTCTAAGAAAACAACAGTAGAGTTGGAAAATCAGAACAAACCATCTGAGAGTGGAACATCAGATACTTTTAAATCGGGTGCTGACCTTCCAGAAGTCTCTAGAAATAGTTTAGATAGTAGACTTGAGAAGTCCAAGAAGCCAAATAAACCTGAAAAGTCTCGGATGAGCACTGATCGTGTTGATAGATTTAGGAGAAGAAAAGGCTTGGTCTGGTGA
- the LOC110637849 gene encoding LEAF RUST 10 DISEASE-RESISTANCE LOCUS RECEPTOR-LIKE PROTEIN KINASE-like 2.1, with translation MQPNLLQAMAVFFIFIFMTIILNIRNPTRVFAQADEQSRNCSSSFQCGNLSGVAYPFWGSNQPSYCGHLGFQLNCKGQAAEITIMNLTYQVLKINSQSQTLTVARADYIANLCPSVLSNTTLDPNLFTYAADIQNITLFYGCPNTNMSFPTTPGFSSPFSCNLSSVNSQNFYLTRHADSFPTVISTYLRTCGSRLIVPANQSVVQRIESNPIEENLVEVLEQGFGLQWTANDTLCKSCELSGGLCGYNSTASAFTCYCPGQRYPFTCATSSAKDGGKSNRTSLGIGLAIAATTIVIVCIGCYYCFIRRRGFCSDKVKTLLWENSKEDEKIEAFIMNYPSLMPKRYSYADIKKMTNSFIHKLGEGGFGGVYKGKLPDGRFVAIKVLSKSTGEGEEFINEVGSISRTSHVNIVTLLGFCYERTRRALIYKYMPNGSLDKFINDPGSQHDNCDLGWKMLYDIAIGTARGLEYLHRGCNTRIVHFDIKPHNILLDENFCPKISDFGLAKLCKGKESMVSMLGARGTAGYIAPEVFMRSYGGVSYKSDVYSYGMMIIEIFGGKNNTEAGVSDTSDIYFPNWIYKHIESGEISRLHRNITTEEEETIRRMIIVGLWCIQTNPSDRPSMTKVLEMLEVNVQSLQIPPKPLLFVSSTPLQYSSVASSAPENMITEE, from the exons atGCAGCCCAATCTCCTCCAGGCCATGGCTGTGTTCTTCATATTCATATTCATGACCATAATCTTAAATATTCGTAATCCGACCCGTGTGTTTGCCCAAGCTGATGAGCAAAGCAGAAACTGCAGCTCCTCATTTCAGTGCGGAAACCTTTCGGGtgttgcctatcctttctgggGATCCAATCAGCCAAGTTACTGTGGCCACTTGGGGTTCCAGCTTAATTGCAAAGGCCAAGCGGCAGAGATCACAATCATGAATTTAACTTACCAAGTCCTTAAGATCAATAGCCAGTCACAGACTCTCACAGTTGCCAGAGCAGATTACATAGCAAATCTCTGTCCCAGTGTCCTTTCCAACACCACTTTGGACCCCAATCTTTTCACTTATGCTGCTGATATTCAGAATATAACTCTGTTCTATGGCTGCCCCAACACCAACATGTCATTTCCCACAACTCCAGGGTTTTCCTCTCCGTTTTCTTGCAACTTAAGCAGCGTCAATAGCCAAAATTTTTATTTGACAAGGCACGCAGATAGCTTTCCCACCGTAATTAGCACTTACTTGAGAACGTGCGGCAGTCGTCTTATTGTTCCTGCAAATCAATCAGTTGTTCAACGCATAGAGAGCAATCCAATAGAGGAGAATTTGGTTGAAGTTCTTGAACAGGGTTTTGGGTTGCAGTGGACTGCAAATGATACCTTGTGTAAATCATGTGAATTGTCCGGTGGGCTGTGTGGTTACAACTCCACTGCAAGTGCATTTACTTGTTATTGTCCTGGCCAGCGTTATCCGTTCACCTGTGCAACATCCTCAGCCAAAGATG GGGGCAAATCTAATCGAACTTCGCTGGGAATAG GACTTGCTATAGCAGCCACTACTATTGTCATTGTTTGTATTGGATGCTACTATTGTTTTATTAGAAGACGAGGATTTTGCAGTGACAAAGTAAAGACATTGTTGTGGGAAAATAGTAAAGAAGATGAAAAGATAGAGGCATTTATTATGAACTATCCTTCTCTCATGCCAAAGCGATATTCATACGCAGATATAAAGAAAATGACCAACTCATTCATCCATAAgctaggtgaaggaggatttggAGGTGTATACAAAGGAAAATTACCAGATGGTCGCTTTGTGGCCATAAAAGTTCTAAGCAAGTCTACAGGTGAGGGGGAAGAATTCATTAATGAAGTTGGAAGCATTAGTAGAACTTCCCATGTAAATATAGTTACTCTTTTAGGGTTTTGCTATGAGAGGACTAGAAGAGCTTTGATCTATAAATACATGCCCAATGGATCTTTAGATAAGTTCATAAATGATCCAGGATCTCAGCATGATAACTGTGATTTAGGGTGGAAAATGTTATATGACATTGCAATTGGCACTGCTAGAGGTTTAGAGTATTTGCATAGAGGTTGTAATACAAGGATTGTGCATTTTGACATAAAACCTCATAACATTcttctagatgaaaatttttgtccTAAAATCTCTGATTTTGGTCTTGCAAAATTATGCAAGGGAAAGGAAAGTATGGTGTCGATGTTGGGTGCGAGAGGGACAGCTGGGTATATAGCTCCAGAAGTATTCATGAGAAGCTATGGAGGGGTTTCGTATAAGTCTGATGTGTATAGTTATGGAATGATGATTATTGAAATCTTTGGAGGAAAAAACAACACTGAAGCAGGAGTTTCTGACACCAGCGATATATACTTCCCAAATTGGATATATAAACACATTGAATCAGGAGAGATTTCTAGACTTCATAGAAACATaacaacagaagaagaagaaacgaTAAGAAGGATGATCATAGTGGGCTTGTGGTGCATTCAGACAAATCCATCAGATAGACCTTCAATGACAAAGGTATTAGAGATGTTGGAAGTTAATGTTCAATCCCTGCAAATTCCACCGAAGCCTCTCCTGTTTGTTTCAAGCACACCACTGCAGTACTCTTCCGTTGCATCATCAGCACCAGAAAATATGATCACAGAAGAATGA